From the Eschrichtius robustus isolate mEscRob2 chromosome 3, mEscRob2.pri, whole genome shotgun sequence genome, the window CCCTGAGGCAAGAATTGTGGTTACGTGTGAGCCACCGCTGGGATTGAATTTCAGCCACTCAGTTGCATGGCTCTGCCTGGCTGGGCTCAAGCCCCACCGAGCCCATGTAGAGACAAGCCTAAGAGGGGGTTAGGCTGGATGCAGGCGCCGATGCTGAGACTGTCTCTCAGCTCGGGGATGCAAGGTCTGAGGATAGCAAAGGGAGGTCCTAGGTCTGCCCAGGCGTTGCCTAGATCTGTTCCCAGAGGCATTCTCAGATCCCTCACCCCCACTAAGGAACGTGGGACAGCATTCCCAAGGCCTAAAATAGTGCCTGATCCATAGCAGACATTCAGTTAGTATTTGTTTAATGAAATGAATAAACTGAGGTCTCTTTCTCCCCAGACTCCTCAGACATCTTGTTCTGTCCCCTTCAGTCTTGCATCCCTGCCTGGGGCATGTCTCTTACTGAGGGACGTTACCACCCACGTCCCCCAGGTCTTCTTGTCCCGTCTCTCCAATAGATGGGTCTGTGCGGAGGGGCCAGAATTCTACCTTTAGGTCCTCAAGGATTTGGGGAGGAGAGTTTTTGTTTGGGGGGGgagggttggtttgtttttgtgtgtgtgtgtgtgagcgtctCGAGTCCTTCGGAACCAAGTTCACAGCACTGTGAGTGGAAGCCCAGGCAGTGGAAGCCTAGGCAGTGGTGAGTGGGGCAGTTGGGGCATCCACTAGAGGGCAGTCCAGAATTTCCATACAAGACGGACTTGGGTGAGTCTAGATGGATGGACATGGACCTGCCTTGAGGCTGCATTTGCATTGCAGGCACCCCACTTTACTTGGTATACTTCAGAGGTGCTGTTGGAGATTGTGTATATCAAAGCCCCTGACAAGCTATCCTTGATGCCATCACTGGTATCCAGGGGAGAGAATCCAGGAGTCTGGCTGTCCTGCCCACAGTCTGTGCCATGGCCTTTGCCTGGAAtcccaggagggaggagggagagggaaagagagcctGGGAAAGAAGAGGCAAGCAGAGGCCCTGGAACTGTGGAGGGGGGTGTCATTGGTATTCTGGGCTCTGAGGAGTCCCCAGCGGCTGGGCAGCACTCAAGGCCCACCCCCTGGCACCAGGCTGTGCATTCATCAGTGACAGCTCTGGCCAGTGGGCCCTCTGGGCTCCCAGCAACGCCTGCATTTTGCACATTGGTTTGCATGACCAGTAATGACCGTTCACAGTGCCACATTCCCCCCTCCATGTCTAGAGAGTTCCTTGCTTTGCTTAACCCATGAATCTGCTGCCTAACCTCCATCCCTCCAGCTGCAAAGTCAGCTCCTCCTCTGTGCAGGGAGTGGGAGCATCACAGAAGACAAAACCCAATCAGAGCTTCCTCCAGGGAGGTGGCTAAGGTCATTTGCACCTCATCCTGCCTCCATAAAAGAGACTCCCTCCCCCATTTATACGTGCGTGTGATGTCTCTCCAGGAGCAAAGCCTCCCACCCATTCTCCCTTCATCCTTTTCCCTACTGTCTgagtccctcctcctctccccttgaCCAACGGGAAGTCCTTCCGACTGTCTAACTCCCATCCCTCCGGCTGCAACATCATCCTCTAGCTCGGcgagccctccctccctccctactccAAGTCTTCAGCTTCTCATCCCCAGGACGCTGTCCTACTTCTCTCGTCCTTGCTCTCGCGGCTGCCGCCGCCGGGAACCGACGCAGAGAAGGCAGCGGGTCCCGTGATCTTCCCGAGCCCCCCGCGTTCCCAGCCCGAGGGCGGGGGCAGCCTCGAGgaagggcggggcgggggggaaagAAAGGGGGTTTTGTGCGGCGCCCGGCCGCCCGGCGCCCTCTTTAGAGCGTCCTGCGGGCCCAGCCTCTGCTCGCGCCCGCGCAGTCCCCGCCGCAGTCTCGGCTGCAGCTGCGGGACCGAGCCGTGGACGCGGAGGAGACCTCCGGAGGAGGCAGCAAACTTCGCGGTGCCGCACCCCCACCCCGGTCCTCCGCCTCCCGCCGGTAGGTGAGTGCGACCGCATCCCAGCCGCCCAgacctgggagggagagagaagggagcgACCCCCGGCTGCCCTGTGGTCCGCACCCCCGACCCCTCAGGACTTGCCTCTCGTGGCTCCGGCGCACGCAACCCGCCGACCCCTGACACCTCGGCGAGGTCCGCTGTCGGCCAGCCCAGAGCGCCTACGGCCCCTGCTGCCGTCCTGCCATCTCCAGCTCTGCCTCCCAGCTCTGCCGCTGGCACCCCCATTGCTGTTTGCAGCCTGACCCGCAGCCCCCTTGAGTCCGCGGGCTAATGGGAACGCCCCTCTGGGTCCTTGCGTCTTCCCTGCTGCGGGCTCCAGACCCAGCACCACCACCCGAGATTTCCAACCTTGTCCTGGGCAGGGCGGCGGCGGTTCGAGTCAGCCCCCGACTCTGTACCCACCGTGCAGGCAGCACCGCGGGAGGAGCCGGGGCCGGCCACCCTAGGGGTACCTTCCCGGAGCCCGCAGGACAGCGAACAGGAGCCGCTGTTGTGGGTGGTCCCGGCGCCGACTGGAGCTggaatcccaactctgccacttacttgctgtgtgaccttgggcaagttagttcACCTCCCTGAACCTCGGATTCCTCATCGATGTAATGCCTAATCAGTATTTTTCTCAAACTTGAGGTTGTACATGGGAAGCATTTAGTAAGAGGCCTGGCTCAGGTAGATGGTCAGGAACTGTCAGCTGGAATTCCAGTTACCACTCCTGCTTTCCTTCCTAGCCCTGCTGTTGGGCCGGGAACCCCCCTCCCCCCGGGGAACTTCCATATCCCCTTCCTATCAGAATAGCTCTGCCCACTTGGTTCTAACAGGACCAAGATTTGCCATCAGTTTTGTTAGCACCATTCATATCTGCATTACTTCTATTCCAGAGAATACCAGTGAGATCAAGGGACAATGACCTAACCCATAGATCCACTCCCAGTATTACCAGTGCCTGTGTTGTCATGGCTAACTTTGCTGTTGATAACAGCATCATCCACATGTCAGATTTTATACTAGGAGGAGTTACAATAGCTCAGCTGGCGATGTTGCTAATCATATTGTTAGTTGTGCTTCCAATAAATAGGACTATTTATATGGTTACCGCAATTACTCCTGCAGCCCCTGCTAAGGCCTCACTGATATTGTGTAGGTTCCTGTTGCCCCTCACACAGCCACCAAGGGGATAGCTGAAAGCTTCCCTCCTGCTGTGACTGAAGCTCTGGCCTCTTGTGCATCCCTGCTCACCCTGCTGAGTGCTGGAGCTCAGTTCCCATGGGGCCGACCTTGAACTGCCAGCTGGTGGGCATTCAGCATAGAGATGGTGGGCACTGGGCATGTGTGCATAAGTGCACGCACATGCatgcgtgcgtgcacacacacacacacacacacacagcttggtCTTGATTCTCTGTGCACTGGGTTTTTGAAGCCTGTGAGGGGATAGACATCCATGGTCAGACAGGAATGATAATGTAACAAGAGGGAAGTTTCCTGAACAGCTGGGGAAACTCAAGACAAGGGGAGAAATCCAGAGGCTGTAGCAGAGGGATGGTGTGGCATCAGGGAAAGGGACAGGAAGACTGCTGAGCTCTTGAGGATAGAGATGAAGTGGTGTGTCCTGCTCTGGAGGATGAGAAGATGGAGTggaggtgggtgggtgtgtgctaTGGAGACCAAGGCTTGGATCCTTGAGTCTGAGTCTGGTACCAGAGGAGGGGATGCCTGAGTTTTCTCAGGACTCCTAGCTATACCAGGAAGGGGCTGAGGCCCAAGCTTGGTGTGATTGGTGTGGGGTTGGGAGGTGTGCAGAACTCTCTGACTGTGAGAACCACACAATCAGGCCCACTCTCTTGGCCCCTCCGGTCAGTGACTCCAAATCTAGGAGGTGAGGGTGGGATACCCTCTATGATTCAGGGCATCCAGGTCCTCATCAGACTCAGACTTTCTCCTTTCATTCCCCCACTTACATAACAGAGGTGAAAGGCGGGGTCTCCAGGGTGTTGGTCACAGAGTGGCTCCAACTATATGGGTTTCTGGGCCGCCCATCAGAGAGCTGTGAGTAGCTCCAGATCCAGCCCAGGGCGAGGGGAGGGAAGGCGCCAGAAAGGGGTCTGGCTTAGGACCTGGCACAGCTCAAATGCATGGCAAACAGTCTCCCAAGCACTCGGCAGGCACTGGCTGTTCATGCCAAATGGTCCCCCCTCCAACCCCAGAAAGCAGTCCTCTCAAGTGCCCCCATGCCCAGAGTTGGTCTCACACCCTCTGATTGGGCCCCATCAAGAACCCCCTCCCTCTCAAAGGTCGAAGAGAGGCCCTGGGCATCTGGCTTCTGCcattcctcccccacctctgACCTTGAGGGAATGATGCCCAGCCACAATGGGGGAAATGGATGTTACCGTGGTGGGGAGGCATCCTTAGGAGGATCTGGGATCCTTCAGAGGATCtgggagaagagggaaatttCCCATCAGCTCAGGCTCAGAAAAGGGCGGACATGTACAAAGGCAGAGCCTGAGTGGTCAGGGAAGATGGAAGTGGAACAATGGGCCTGAATTGGGAATGAGTAGACAGTAGGAATAAGCCTGATGTCTAGGAAGCCTTGCCTGCAGTCTAACCTTCATCTCTCTTGCTGTACCATTGGCCTATTCCATGGCAGCCTTGGCTCTCCATGCTCTTTTGAGTCTAAGCCAACCATTAAAGATGACGTTGGCTCTGCAGCCTTCCTTCCTGAGGGCATACTGGCCTGGTGCCTGACTTGGTTTCACTGGggactcaggttcaatccctctcTGGGCCCATTTCTCAatgtcccacccccatccctccatTATGAGAGTGTAAGAGCTTTGAGATCTTCAGAAGAATAGTTCAAGCTCTCAGAGCTTCTGATAGCCAAGGGCAGGAGGGAAATGGTCCCTTTCATTTATTCTCACACACACCCCTTAGCCCACCccccagcctggggctggggtgggcggAGGGAGAGGCTGGATGGAGGCCagactggcagagacaggggctTTGTCCCAGCTGGTTTCTGAGCCAGGAGATCCTGTGGGAAAGCCCGTGCCAGGCAGAAAGGAAaggctgggaggaaggagggagaaggcagCCAAGGATGAGGGGGTGGAGGATGCTGGGGGGTAAAGAGAAGAGTTTCCTTATAAGTAATGGTGCAGTGGGGGGAGTTCAATGAGGGGTTGGGCTGGAGAGATGTTGTTCATTGCCTGGGTTTAGTCTAGAAAGCCTTCCCAGAGGAGGCTAGGTGGGTATGGTACTCAGGGAGGAAGGGACAGGAAGGAAAGGTTGGGAGGAGGAAGGTTCAAAGAAGTCTGGTACTGGGAGGGGCAGAGGAGACTCAAGCATAATAGCACCCACAATTCATGCTATATGctgtaagcatttattgagctcttactgtgTGCAGGGTGCTATACATTtgtacagttttttttgtttgcttgttttttgtttttgttttgttttgttttaggataAAAAGCACTCTCAAAGCCCATAGCCTCATGACAACCTGTGAGGTGGTAGTAATGGTGCTCCTTTACAAGTAAGAAAACAAAGGCTTAAAGAGGGTAAGGAACTTGCCTTAAGTCACACAATGAGTTGACGAGGACCCAGGTCTCGGTTCTGAATAAGAATCCCTtggtggggggacttccctggtggcgcagtggttaagaatcctcctgccagtgcaggggacacgggttcgagccctggtccaggaagatcccacatgctgcagaactaagcctgtgtgcgccacaactactgagcctgcgctctagaggctgtgctccacaacaagagaagccactgcaatgagaagcccgcgcaccgcaaccaagagtagcccccgctcgccacaactagagaaagtccacacgcagcaacgaagacccaacgcagccaaacataaataaataaataagaatcccTTGGGGGGGAGACAGAAACAGTGTTAATTAATAGTGAGGTGGGGGCAGTGGGCTTCTGGAGTCAGGATATGTGTGATCCATGTGGACGTGGTAGGGAGTCAGAAGTCCATCCTGAGGTCTAACCCATCTTTCCTCCTCCATTCCCTCCCTCATCCTGCAGCATGGCCCTACCATCTCTGCCCCTGCTGGCAACCCTGGCTCTGGCCTGTGTCCCTGCGGCCTTAGCTGATGCTCTGGAAGGAGACAGCTCAGGTAAGCAACCCCATTCAGGGTCACTGTCTCCTGCATCTCCCCTGTGGTAGGAAGGAGCCTCTTGTTCAGCCCTAACCAACCTCTGTCAGCCTTGAGGGACCCAGGGAGGAGACAGAATTGGGAGCACTGTGGGGGAGGATCAGGGCAGGGATACTTGAAAATAAGGGATGATTTGTGGGCCGCTGGTAGGGTGGCGGAATCTTGGGAGTAGGGCTGGGGAGGGACACTAGGTGCATGGCTGCCAGTCTCCAGGGTGGAGGATGGGAGACCCTTGGGGCACGATGAATGGGTCTGGGAGGCAGAACAGAGGTGGAATTGGGAGAAATCGTGAAAGTGACCGAAGGGAACAGACTGGGAAACTTTGAGGACAAGGCTGCAGGACCCAGGGGGTGAGGTTAGAAGAccctggggtgggggccaggAATCCTGGGGTGGTAGTGGGAGACTCTGGAGTTGAATTTGACTGGGAGACTTTGTGGACCGGTCTGTAGACCGTGAGGGGTGGGCCTGGAGGACCTAGAGGTGGGTTTGCAGGACTCAGCGGGCCCGAGCCCAGGTTCCTGGGGGCGGGGTTACGAAAACCCCCGGGCGAGGCCCGGGAATCCTAAGGCGGGGCGTCGGGATCCTGGGGCGGGGCTTGGAAACCCTGGGGCGGGTCGTGGCAGATCCACAGCACGAAGTACAAgccggccccgcccgcccacaGAGGACCGGGCTTTCCGCGTGCGCATAGCGGGTGACGCGCCGCTGCAGGGCGTGCTGGGCGGCGCCCTCACCATCCCGTGCCACGTTCACTACCTGCGGCCGCCGCCAAGCCGCCGGGCCGCGCAGGGCTCCCCCCGGGTCAAGTGGACCTTCCTGTCCGGCGGCCGGGAGGCCGAGGTGCTAGTGGCGCGGGGGCTACGCGTCAAGGTGAGCGAGGCCTACCGGTTCCGCGTGGCACTGCCTGCCTACCCGGCGTCACTCACCGATGTCTCCCTGGTGCTGAGCGAGCTGCGGCCCAACGACTCGGGTATCTACCGCTGCGAGGTCCAGCACGGCATCGACGACAGCAGCGACGCCGTGGAGGTCAAGGTCAAAGGTGAGAGGGCAGAGATGGAGGTTCccggagagagggaggggaaccCACAGTCTGAAGCGGAAGCAAACACCTAGAAGGCACAGACTGAGTTGGAAAAGGAGTGCGTAGCTACAGGCCTCTGTTACCTCCTTTCTCTCTTCAGGTGGAGGAAGTTCTACCCACAGTCTAACTGAAGCCCCTCATGCTGTAGAGTGGGCGCAATTTGGAATTTACCCTTTGTATACAGGGGATTGAcaaggaggggaagggaaagtCAGTGTGCTGGGTGATCCTGCCTCAGGATCCTCTCTGCCCCTCAGGGGTCGTCTTTCTCTACCGGGAGGGCTCTGCCCGCTATGCTTTCTCCTTCGCTGGGGCCCAGGAGGCCTGTGCCCGCATCGGAGCCCGAATCGCCACTCCGGAGCAGCTCTATGCCGCCTATCTTGGGGGCTATGAACAGTGTGATGCTGGCTGGTTGTCCGACCAGACCGTGaggtgggctggggctggggcccaggagcTTCTAGCTGTTTCTGAGGAGGGCTGTGGCCTCTGGTTCTGCCAGGGGCTGCCCACTGCTGCCTCAGGCTGGCCATATAGGGCTCCCTGCCTCTGGCAGATGAAGCTGGTCTTTGGAGGGTGGGTTAGGACCCCGCCCTGGTGGGAGGTGTGCATTTCTGCAGAGCTAGGAGGACAACTGGCTGCACTGAAAAGCAGTGTGATTCAGGAGGGTCACCATGGGATGGCTCCCTGATGAAGGCATTTGTACCCCTTCCCGAGGTATCCCATCCAGACTCCACGAGAGGCCTGTTATGGAGACATGGATGGCTTCCCTGGGGTCCGGAACTATGGAGTGGTGGACCCGGATGACCTCTATGATGTCTACTGTTATGCTGAAGAACTAAATGGTGATTGGGGGTAGGGAGTTCCCAAGGGAAGAGCCCCCTCTCCAGTGCTGCCCATAGGTCCTCCTGGGCCTCTGCTGGATCTTATCATCCTTTATCATCCTATATTTAAGTGGGCAGCCAGCAGTAAGGAAACAGTCAGTGTCCCTCCCTCCAAACACTGTCATATAGACAAGTTCATGGCCAAAGCCTCAGACAGGTGGTAGGAGACTGAGTTTGACTCTGCTGTTACCTGCTGTGCATCTCTCTACGTTTTagtatctctgagcctcagtttccttcttggCAGAATTAGGAAGTTGGGCCAGGTTCCCTCGAGCAATATTATCCATCCTAAGGTTCTATCAAGACTTCGATCCTATAAAGTAGTGTGATGGACTGCATGtcgcagatgaggagactgaggcccagagaagcttGCCCAGAGTCTCTGTGGGAGCCCAGGGTGGAAGGAGCTCCCTTCCTGGTAACCcagcctcttcttcctccccaggAGAGCTCTTCCTGGGGGCCCCTCCAGACAAGCTGACATTGGAGGAGGCACGGACGTACTGCCAGGAGCGGGGTGCTAAGATTGCAACCACGGGCCAGCTGTATGCAGCCTGGGATGGTGGCCTGGACCGCTGCAGCCCAGGCTGGCTGGCTGATGGCAGTGTGCGCTACCCCATCGTCACACCCAGCCAGCGCTGTGGTGGGGGCCTCCCTGGTGTCAagactctcttcctcttccccaaccAGACCGGCTTCCCCAACAAGCACAGCCGCTTCAATGTCTACTGCTTCCGAGGTGAGCCCACCTCCCTGCAGAGGCTGAGACCAACCTCAGGGAGACAGAGTCGAGGCCTACGCTCTTACCCCAGCCCCGACCAGTTTCTCTTGGGTCTTTGCCATTTGCCTCAAGGAGCTTTGGGTGGTGCTCAGCTTGTCACTTAGGGTTCTAATTCTGGTTGTGCCCTCTGACTTGGTTTGTGTGGCCTCAAGGAGGGCTCACCTCGCTGCATCTCCTCACCTGCCTCCACACCAGTAGTCCCTGCCTTGTCTCTTTCTGTTGCAAAGCTGCCTCTCCCTTATTGGGCTGCCAAATATGTCTCCATCTCTGGTCAGCTCATGAGCAGACCAGAGATGACTGACATTCTCTGAATCCAATGAATGATCTGCTCCAGTTAACCAAATACGCTTCAGAGGGGTTTCCAGAACCTTCAGCTTGAAGGTAACAGATTTTTACCACCAAATATTGAGGGACAGACATAATTCCTCCCACAGGGAGCAGGTCCTTAAAGACAGCTGGGTGTAGAGATGGCTTCCTGCCCACATCTTACATTGGGAGCTGGAGGGGAGGCAGTGCCTGCGACCCCCAGAGGCACAGGGCCCAGGCCAAGGATGACTGACAATCAGGGAGGCATTGCCATGGAGTATTGGAGTCCCTGCCCCAACTGTGAGCCTGCAGTACTGGTACAAGGGCtggagacagaattggaaagagaaGACACAGGCTTCTAGGAGCCCTTAGTCTGAAGGAGGAAGACACAGTTTCTGCCACGGGAGCCCCCAGTCTGACCAAAGACGAAATGCTTCACCCCCAgcacaaggaaagactgagagaaAAGCATTACTTCGCCTGGGACAGATCTCCAGATGGCTTTGGCCTGAGGCtgggagggatggggaagggaagtCCACAGGAAGACAGGTCCATCTGGAAAGACTTACTTGAACAcagataatggtgatgatgataataattataataatagtagctaacaCTTCTAGCACTGATTATAATTATGTCCCAAGCACTGTTCtggaaagaaattgaaggaggAACTGAATCAggagaagaggggaaggaagaggatgACTATGGTTTGGAGCAGGTGGAGGGCAGAGGCAGGCAAGGGCACAGGTTTGCTTGTCTGGTATGAGCAAGGCTCACTGAAGCAGGTGACGAAGGCAGGATGTGCTGTCCTGTCTTGTCTGGCTGAACACAGATGGCCCTCAGAGCTTTTCTTAGCCCAATTCCACCTTTGCTTCACTGTTTTTCTGCTCTTGGTTCCCTTCCCCCGGGACAAGGTAATTCATTCTAAAACTCTGGTTATTTGAAGAGAGCAGATCCTGGAAGAATGGGGTGGCCACTTGCCCTTTTGCCCCAACACCGAGATCATCAGGTGGTGATGGTTGAATGTCCTTCCTGTACTCTACCCTTCAGCTCTCCTGTGGTGATGGCAGCCTGTCCCCTTCCATTTCTAGAGACTTAGGATGACTGGGATCCCTCACACCTTACCCTAAACCCAGGGTCCCAAGGTGCTGAGGCCATTctgtccattcttctgcctccatcTCCTTACTCAAGGGATGACCTCTCTCCTGAGCCTTCCTTTACCATTCTGTCTAAAGTGGTACTTCCCATCTCCTTACTAAACTTAATTGTTCTTTATATGGTAAcattatatgtttatttgtttgtctgtATCTAGAATATGAATTCCCTTGAGGGCAGGAAGCTTGCTGTTTTGCTCTGCACTGTATCCTCAGTGCCCAGGAGAATGCTCGGCATGACACATAGCGGGCACTTGATTAATGCTTGAGGAATGAGTGATGAAGCCCTGAGGTGCTCCCTGGGCCCCATGGGTGCTCCATAGGGAAGATGAGAGAGAATTAAGAGAATTCCGTGGTCTCTGAGTCTAACCCAGAACCCTCACATGCAGGCCTGTGAGGGCAGAGCCACCGCTTTAACCTCCCCTTGGCACTTTCCTCCTGCCACAGACTCTGCCCAGCCCTCTGCCATCCCTGAGGCCTCCAACCCAGCCTCTGACCTGGCCTCTGATGCACTGGAAGCCATTGTCACAGTGACAGAGGCCCTGGAGGAACTGCAGCTGCCTCAGGAAGCTGTGGAGAGCGAGTCCCGGGGAGCCATCTACTCCATTCCCATTATGGAGGATGGAGCAGGTGGAAGCTCCACTCCAGAAGACCCAGCAGAGGCCCCTAGGACCCTCCTAGGTAACTCAAATCTCTTATCCTGGGGATGTCCGCACCTGGGAGAAGTTGGGGCAGAAGGGGCAAGCCCAGGTTGAGGCCGGGGTTGTCGCTGCCATGATTCTGCCCTGTCCTCTCTCAGCAGCACAGTTGTGCAAGGCGCCTCTCCTGTTCCTCTCCCAACCTTTGCCTTTCCAGCAAATCCCACTCCCAAATAGCTGGGTCTGGAGATGCTTGGACTAAGGAGCTGCCCTCTGGGAAGGAGGGATCtcctttctttggtctctcctcCCCCTCACCTACCCAAAATAAACAGAGAATTTTAACAGACTGGGAGAGGGAGATGCAACCACCAGGTTTTCCTGGGCTAATGACAGCTCATAGAGCCTCCTCAAGTGTTGCCTCACTGTTGCAGCTCCAGTTGAAACTCTTCTGGTGTGGAGCAAAGGCGATTCCTCCCCAGGGCAGGCTCTTCCCTCCCCCCGAGGGCTCACCCCCCCCAGCCCCgcctttctccccttccccttccttcttcctgtccTCTGGTGGGTGCTGTCCCAGGTGCTGAATCATCTGTGCTTAGCCTAGAATTTGAAACCCAATCCATTGTACCTCCCCTGGGGTCCTCAGAAGAGGAAGGCAAGGTgttggaggaagaagagaaataccatgatgaagaagagaaagaagaggaagacgaagaggaggaggtggaggacgAGGCCCTGTGGGCCTGGCCCAGTGAGCTCAGCAGCTTGGACCCAGAGGCCCCTCTCTCCACTGAGCTGGCTCCAGAGGAGTCACTCTCCCAGGCATCCCCACCAGTGAGGGCAGTCCTGCAGCCTGATGCATCACCACCTCCCTACGGAGAGCCAGAGGCTCCCAGGCCTCCAACGGTCCTTGGACCACCCACTGAGACCCTGCCCACTCCCAGGGAGGGGAACCTGGCATCCCCATCACCTTCCACTCCGGTTGGGgcaagagagagaggggaggagactaGGGGTCCTGAGCTGTCTGGGGTCCCTCAAGGAGAGAGTGAGGAGACAGGGAGCTCCGAGGATGCCCCTTCCCTGCTTCCAGCCACACGGGTCCCTGAGGGTACCAGGGATCTGGAGACCCCTTCTGAAGAGAATTCTGGAAGAACTGTCCCAGCAGGGACTTCAGTGCATGCCCAGCCGGTGCTGCCCACTGACAGTGCCAGCCATGGTGGAGTGGCCGTGGCCCCCTCATCAGGTAACTTTGCCCAAGGCTCAACCTCCCTCTttatcctcctcctctttctccccctGCAGCTGTGGATCACCTGACCTATAGTCCTTTAACCCACCATTGCCCCAGACTCTCTTGTCCTTTGCCTTCATTCTCCTACCCACCTCTACCTGTGGGCTTCCAATCTTGGATACCCCACCTTGTGACTTCCATTCCAGCTCTCTGAGTCCTCACCCTGTAACCCCCAACTCCATGACTCCCACCCTGTGACCCTATCCCTGTTTCTGAAATCCACACTGTGACCCCCAGCCCTACCACCAAACACCTGGAACTTTTTCCTACCCTCGGCTCTCTACCTGTGACGCACATCTCACTGGCCCCACAGAGGACCCTCATGCCTTGTTCAGTGGGTGCCCTCATTGCCTTTTGCACTCTTCAAGGCCCAGGCCCATCCTCcactgctccctccccctcctgtgTGCCACCTCCCTTCAGCTGCCTCCCACTGGTATCAGGGAAGCCTGGGATCCCATGCCCACCCCTCAACCTTTGGGGTCTAGGAGAGCCCT encodes:
- the BCAN gene encoding brevican core protein — its product is MGHVPPLPSPSALGEPSLPPYSKSSASHPQDAVLLLSSLLSRLPPPGTDAEKAAGPSVLRAQPLLAPAQSPPQSRLQLRDRAVDAEETSGGGSKLRGECDRIPAAQTWEGERRERPPAALWSAPPTPQDLPLVAPAHATRRPLTPRRGRRRFESAPDSVPTVQAAPREEPGPATLGVPSRSPQDSEQEPLFMALPSLPLLATLALACVPAALADALEGDSSEDRAFRVRIAGDAPLQGVLGGALTIPCHVHYLRPPPSRRAAQGSPRVKWTFLSGGREAEVLVARGLRVKVSEAYRFRVALPAYPASLTDVSLVLSELRPNDSGIYRCEVQHGIDDSSDAVEVKVKGVVFLYREGSARYAFSFAGAQEACARIGARIATPEQLYAAYLGGYEQCDAGWLSDQTVRYPIQTPREACYGDMDGFPGVRNYGVVDPDDLYDVYCYAEELNGELFLGAPPDKLTLEEARTYCQERGAKIATTGQLYAAWDGGLDRCSPGWLADGSVRYPIVTPSQRCGGGLPGVKTLFLFPNQTGFPNKHSRFNVYCFRDSAQPSAIPEASNPASDLASDALEAIVTVTEALEELQLPQEAVESESRGAIYSIPIMEDGAGGSSTPEDPAEAPRTLLEFETQSIVPPLGSSEEEGKVLEEEEKYHDEEEKEEEDEEEEVEDEALWAWPSELSSLDPEAPLSTELAPEESLSQASPPVRAVLQPDASPPPYGEPEAPRPPTVLGPPTETLPTPREGNLASPSPSTPVGARERGEETRGPELSGVPQGESEETGSSEDAPSLLPATRVPEGTRDLETPSEENSGRTVPAGTSVHAQPVLPTDSASHGGVAVAPSSGYCVPSPCHNGGTCLEEEEGVRCLCLPGYGGDLCDVGLRFCSPGWDAFQGACYKHFSTRRSWEEAENKCRMYGAHLASISTPEEQDFINNRYREYQWIGLNDRTIEGDFLWSDGIPLLYENWNPGQPDSYFLSGENCVVMVWHDQGQWSDVPCNYHLSYTCKMGLVSCGPPPELPLARVFGRPRLRYEVDTVLRYRCREGLAQRNLPLIRCQENGRWEPPQISCVPRRPARALRPIKAPEGRQRRLLGSWKARLTPPPNPAPGP